One genomic window of Comamonas serinivorans includes the following:
- a CDS encoding 3-hydroxyacyl-CoA dehydrogenase yields the protein MSTPTFKTVAVIGAGAMGRGIAQIATQSGSQVLLYDTNAAQVEQARQSILGQWDKMAAKGKLTAEQAEANKQRLQPAAELAALKECDLVVEAIIERLDIKKSLFSDLEGIVRQDAVLVTNTSSLSVTAIANGAKHPARIAGYHFFNPVPLMKVVEVIAGLETEPAVCERLMAYAKEMGHTGVMASDTPGFIVNHAGRGYGTEALRVLGESVTDAVTVDRILRDQVGFKMGPFELFDLTGLDISHYVMESIYNQYYDEARYRPSALAAQRVAGGVFGRKVGKGFYAYPEGVQQVPAEAAAPQVANLPPVWVSTHAARRAELLQLLKDLGAKIETGQSPSSEALTLVAPLGLDVTTVTVLERLDPARTVGIDMLVEDAATKRRVIATNPATRTDMRDAAHALFAKDGKPVSVIRDSGGFVTQRVVANIVNIATDICQQSVCSPQDLETAVTLGLGYPVGPLALGDKLGPANILEVLMNLQMVYGDQRYRPSPWLRRRAAIGLSLLQTED from the coding sequence ATGAGTACACCTACCTTCAAGACCGTCGCCGTGATCGGCGCCGGGGCCATGGGCCGCGGCATCGCACAAATCGCCACCCAATCGGGCAGCCAGGTGCTGCTGTACGACACCAACGCTGCCCAGGTCGAGCAGGCCCGCCAGTCCATCCTCGGTCAGTGGGACAAGATGGCCGCCAAGGGCAAGCTGACGGCCGAGCAGGCCGAAGCCAACAAGCAACGCCTGCAGCCGGCCGCCGAGCTGGCCGCGCTGAAGGAGTGCGACCTGGTGGTCGAGGCCATCATCGAGCGCCTGGACATCAAGAAGAGCCTGTTCAGCGACCTGGAAGGCATCGTGCGCCAGGACGCGGTGCTGGTCACCAACACCTCGTCGCTGTCGGTCACGGCCATCGCCAACGGCGCCAAGCACCCGGCCCGCATCGCCGGCTACCACTTCTTCAACCCCGTGCCGCTGATGAAGGTGGTCGAGGTCATCGCCGGCCTGGAAACCGAGCCGGCGGTGTGCGAGCGCCTGATGGCCTACGCCAAGGAGATGGGCCACACCGGCGTGATGGCCAGCGACACGCCCGGCTTCATCGTCAACCACGCCGGCCGCGGCTACGGCACCGAAGCCCTGCGCGTGCTGGGCGAAAGCGTGACCGATGCCGTCACGGTGGACCGCATCCTGCGCGACCAGGTCGGCTTCAAGATGGGCCCGTTCGAGCTGTTCGACCTCACCGGCCTGGACATCTCTCACTACGTGATGGAGTCCATCTACAACCAGTATTACGACGAAGCCCGCTACCGCCCCAGCGCGCTGGCCGCCCAGCGTGTGGCCGGCGGCGTGTTCGGCCGCAAGGTGGGCAAGGGCTTCTACGCCTACCCCGAAGGCGTGCAGCAGGTGCCGGCCGAAGCCGCCGCTCCGCAGGTCGCCAACCTGCCGCCGGTGTGGGTGTCCACCCACGCCGCACGGCGCGCCGAGCTGCTGCAGCTGCTGAAGGACCTGGGCGCCAAGATCGAGACGGGCCAATCGCCCTCGTCCGAAGCCCTGACCCTCGTCGCCCCGCTGGGCCTGGACGTGACCACCGTCACGGTGCTGGAGCGCCTGGACCCGGCCCGCACCGTCGGCATCGACATGCTGGTGGAGGACGCCGCCACCAAGCGCCGCGTGATCGCCACCAACCCGGCCACGCGCACCGACATGCGTGACGCGGCCCATGCCCTGTTCGCCAAGGACGGCAAGCCGGTCAGCGTGATCCGCGACTCGGGCGGCTTCGTGACCCAGCGCGTGGTGGCCAACATCGTCAACATCGCCACCGACATCTGCCAGCAAAGCGTGTGCAGCCCGCAAGACCTGGAAACCGCCGTCACGCTGGGCCTGGGCTACCCCGTGGGCCCGCTGGCCCTGGGCGACAAACTGGGCCCGGCCAACATCCTCGAGGTGCTGATGAACCTGCAAATGGTCTACGGCGACCAGCGCTACCGCCCCAGCCCGTGGCTGCGCCGCCGCGCCGCCATCGGCCTGTCGCTGCTGCAGACCGAAGACTGA
- a CDS encoding MFS family transporter, protein MTVSSRTDGTAIADPSVPHYTPEEKKRRVFAIMAASSGNLVEWFDFYVYAFSAIYFAAAFFPKGDPTVQLLNTAGVFAAGFLMRPIGGWLFGRIADRLGRKRSMLISVTMMCAGSLVIACLPTYAQIGAWAPFLLLVCRLFQGLSVGGEYGTTATYMSEVALKGQRGFFSSFQYVTLIGGQLLAVLLIVILEALLSEQQLRDWGWRIPFVFGAVAAVVALLLRRTLHETQTQDAMQEQERGTLHLLFTKHLAAFVTVLGYTAGGSLIFYTFTTYMQKYLVNTVHLPIKTASYVMTVCLFLYMCMQPVFGALSDRIGRRTSMLTFGALSAVCTVPILTAMQHVSSPWVAGLLIVIALAIISLYTSISGIVKAEMFPPEIRALGVGLAYAVGNAIFGGSAEFVALKLKSMGLESSFFWYVSVMMVIAFLFALRLPKRAAYLHHEH, encoded by the coding sequence ATGACGGTATCCAGCCGAACCGATGGCACTGCAATCGCAGACCCATCCGTACCCCACTACACCCCAGAAGAAAAAAAGCGCCGCGTCTTCGCCATCATGGCCGCCTCATCGGGCAACCTGGTGGAGTGGTTCGATTTCTACGTCTACGCGTTCTCGGCCATCTACTTCGCGGCTGCGTTCTTTCCCAAGGGCGACCCCACGGTGCAGCTGCTGAACACCGCCGGGGTGTTCGCCGCCGGCTTCCTGATGCGCCCCATCGGCGGCTGGCTGTTCGGCCGCATCGCCGACCGCCTAGGCCGCAAGCGCTCGATGCTGATCTCGGTCACCATGATGTGCGCCGGCTCGCTGGTCATCGCCTGCCTGCCCACCTATGCCCAGATCGGCGCCTGGGCGCCCTTCCTGCTGCTGGTCTGCCGCCTGTTCCAGGGCCTGTCCGTCGGCGGCGAGTACGGCACCACGGCCACCTACATGAGCGAAGTGGCCCTCAAGGGCCAGCGCGGCTTCTTCTCGTCTTTCCAGTACGTGACGCTGATCGGCGGCCAGTTGCTGGCCGTGCTGCTCATCGTCATCCTCGAAGCCCTGCTGAGCGAGCAGCAGCTGCGCGACTGGGGCTGGCGCATTCCCTTCGTGTTCGGGGCCGTGGCCGCCGTGGTGGCCCTGCTGCTGCGCCGCACCCTGCACGAAACGCAGACGCAGGACGCCATGCAGGAGCAGGAACGCGGCACGCTGCACCTGTTGTTCACCAAACACCTGGCCGCCTTCGTCACGGTGCTGGGCTACACGGCTGGCGGCTCGCTGATCTTCTACACCTTCACCACCTACATGCAGAAGTACCTGGTGAACACCGTGCACCTGCCGATCAAGACGGCCAGCTACGTGATGACCGTCTGCCTGTTCCTCTACATGTGCATGCAGCCGGTGTTCGGCGCCCTGTCCGACCGCATCGGCCGCCGCACCTCGATGCTGACCTTCGGCGCGCTGAGCGCGGTCTGCACCGTGCCCATCCTCACGGCCATGCAGCACGTCAGCTCGCCCTGGGTGGCCGGCCTGCTCATCGTCATCGCACTGGCCATCATCAGCCTCTACACCTCGATCTCAGGCATCGTGAAGGCCGAGATGTTCCCGCCCGAGATCCGCGCCCTGGGCGTGGGCCTGGCCTATGCCGTGGGCAACGCCATCTTTGGCGGCTCGGCCGAGTTCGTGGCGCTCAAGCTCAAGAGCATGGGGCTGGAATCGAGCTTCTTCTGGTACGTCAGCGTGATGATGGTGATCGCCTTCCTGTTTGCGCTGCGCCTGCCCAAGCGCGCGGCCTACCTGCACCACGAGCACTGA
- a CDS encoding DUF488 domain-containing protein codes for MSLRIVRLGSPRLPDEGLRIGTVRRPPRGVPKADFARLNWYDVWYPELAPSADTMAVAQASQRARAQGEAAEADRLWRQFTRLYRREMAEPAASRTLDLLAALSAHAAFSVGCYCEDERQCHRSLLRQLLQDRRAELQG; via the coding sequence ATGAGCCTTCGCATCGTTCGACTTGGATCGCCCCGCCTGCCGGATGAGGGCTTGCGCATCGGCACGGTGCGGCGGCCGCCGCGCGGTGTACCCAAGGCTGATTTCGCGCGCCTGAACTGGTACGACGTGTGGTATCCCGAACTGGCCCCCTCGGCCGACACCATGGCGGTGGCGCAGGCCTCGCAGCGGGCGCGCGCGCAGGGCGAGGCGGCCGAAGCCGACCGGCTCTGGCGCCAGTTCACCCGCCTGTACCGGCGCGAGATGGCCGAGCCGGCGGCCAGCCGCACGTTGGACCTGCTGGCCGCGCTGTCGGCGCACGCGGCGTTCTCGGTGGGTTGCTATTGCGAGGACGAGCGCCAGTGCCACCGCAGCCTGCTGCGGCAGCTGCTGCAGGACCGGCGCGCCGAGCTGCAGGGCTGA